One genomic segment of Gottschalkia acidurici 9a includes these proteins:
- the deoC gene encoding deoxyribose-phosphate aldolase, whose amino-acid sequence MNNIAQFIDHTILKPDATKAMVKKVCDEAKKYNFASVCVNPYYIKYVSDELKESNVKVTSVIGFPLGSTSKDAKAFEAKKVLEDGANEIDMVINIGAIKDRCLDIVREDIQAIVDIVKDKAILKVIIETCLLTEDEKKIACEISKDCGVDFVKTSTGFSIGGATEEDVKLMKEIVGSNIGVKASGGIRTIEDAEKMIRAGATRIGASSSVSIVESAQSIRNNR is encoded by the coding sequence ATGAATAATATCGCCCAATTTATAGATCACACTATATTAAAGCCTGATGCAACTAAAGCTATGGTTAAAAAAGTATGTGATGAAGCAAAAAAATATAATTTTGCTTCTGTTTGTGTGAATCCATACTATATTAAATATGTAAGCGACGAGCTAAAAGAAAGTAATGTGAAGGTTACTTCGGTTATAGGATTTCCACTAGGCTCAACATCCAAAGATGCGAAAGCTTTTGAAGCTAAAAAAGTATTAGAGGATGGCGCTAATGAAATAGACATGGTTATAAATATAGGGGCAATTAAAGATAGATGTTTAGATATAGTTAGAGAAGATATACAAGCTATTGTAGATATTGTAAAGGATAAAGCTATATTAAAAGTTATAATAGAAACTTGTCTTTTGACTGAAGACGAAAAGAAGATAGCTTGCGAGATATCTAAAGACTGTGGTGTAGATTTTGTTAAAACTTCAACAGGATTTAGTATAGGTGGAGCAACTGAAGAAGATGTTAAACTTATGAAAGAAATAGTAGGTTCAAACATAGGAGTTAAAGCATCCGGAGGTATAAGAACCATAGAAGATGCGGAGAAAATGATAAGAGCGGGAGCTACTAGAATAGGAGCTAGCTCCTCTGTAAGTATAGTAGAATCAGCTCAAAGTATAAGAAATAATAGATAA
- a CDS encoding ABC-F family ATP-binding cassette domain-containing protein, with protein sequence MITVTNVGLRYGERKLFEDVTLKFSPGNCYGVIGANGAGKSTFLKILSGEIEANTGEVSIPKDIRVSVLKQDHYQYDEYTVLDTVIMGNARLYEIMKEKDALYAKPDFTDEDGIKASELECEFAELDGWEAESEASSLLQGLGIGTDLHDKSMTDLSGSDKVKVLLAQALFGKPGVLILDEPTNHLDIQSINWLVEFLIEFEGTVIVVSHDRHFLNQVCTNIADVDFGKIKLYVGNYDFWYESSQLALQMAKDQNKKKEEKIKQLQEFIARFSANASKSKQATSRKKLLDKISLDDIQPSSRKYPYVGFTIEREVGNDILTVEKLSKTIDGEKILDNVSFTVSKNDKIAFIGENELAITTLFKIIMGEMEPDSGTFKWGVTITNSYFPKDNSEFFNGVDLSLVDWLRQYSEEKSESYLRGFLGRMLFSGEEALKKASVLSGGEKVRCMLSRMMLKNANVLILDQPTNHLDLESITAVNNGLRDYKSNVLFASHDHQFIQTIANRIIEITPNGVIDKLMTYDEYLESKNNK encoded by the coding sequence ATGATTACTGTAACTAATGTAGGTTTAAGATATGGAGAAAGAAAGCTTTTTGAAGATGTAACTCTTAAATTTAGTCCGGGCAACTGTTATGGAGTTATAGGAGCTAACGGTGCTGGTAAAAGTACTTTTTTAAAAATATTATCTGGAGAAATAGAGGCTAATACAGGAGAGGTAAGTATACCAAAAGACATTAGGGTTTCTGTATTAAAGCAAGATCATTATCAATATGATGAATATACAGTTCTAGATACTGTTATAATGGGAAATGCTAGACTGTATGAGATTATGAAAGAAAAAGATGCATTATATGCAAAGCCTGACTTCACTGATGAAGATGGAATTAAGGCTTCAGAGCTAGAATGTGAGTTTGCAGAGTTAGATGGATGGGAAGCAGAGTCAGAGGCTTCATCACTATTACAAGGACTTGGTATAGGGACAGATCTTCACGATAAATCTATGACTGACTTATCTGGATCAGATAAAGTTAAGGTATTACTTGCTCAAGCGTTATTTGGAAAGCCAGGAGTACTAATTCTAGATGAGCCGACTAACCACTTAGATATACAGTCTATTAATTGGCTAGTAGAATTCTTAATAGAGTTTGAAGGTACAGTTATTGTTGTATCTCACGATAGACACTTCTTAAATCAAGTATGTACTAATATAGCAGATGTGGACTTTGGAAAAATCAAACTATATGTTGGTAACTATGACTTCTGGTATGAGTCAAGCCAATTAGCTCTTCAAATGGCAAAAGATCAAAACAAAAAGAAAGAAGAAAAAATTAAGCAATTACAAGAGTTTATTGCAAGATTTAGTGCTAATGCTTCAAAATCAAAACAAGCTACATCACGTAAAAAATTACTGGATAAGATATCATTAGATGACATACAACCATCAAGTAGAAAGTATCCTTATGTAGGATTTACTATAGAGAGAGAAGTAGGAAATGATATACTTACAGTGGAGAAATTAAGTAAGACTATAGACGGAGAAAAGATTTTAGACAATGTAAGTTTTACAGTTTCTAAAAATGATAAAATTGCATTTATAGGGGAAAATGAACTTGCAATTACTACACTTTTCAAAATAATAATGGGAGAAATGGAGCCAGATAGTGGAACATTTAAATGGGGAGTTACAATAACTAACTCATATTTTCCTAAAGATAACTCAGAGTTTTTTAATGGTGTAGATTTAAGTTTAGTAGATTGGTTACGCCAATACTCTGAGGAGAAATCTGAAAGTTATCTAAGAGGTTTCCTTGGAAGAATGCTATTTTCAGGAGAAGAAGCTTTGAAAAAGGCAAGTGTACTTTCAGGGGGAGAAAAAGTTAGATGTATGCTTTCTAGAATGATGTTAAAAAATGCGAATGTGTTAATACTAGATCAGCCAACTAACCATTTAGACTTAGAGTCTATTACTGCGGTAAACAATGGACTTAGAGACTATAAGAGTAATGTATTATTTGCTTCACATGACCATCAATTTATTCAAACTATAGCAAATAGAATCATTGAAATTACTCCAAATGGAGTAATAGATAAACTAATGACTTACGATGAGTATTTAGAAAGTAAAAATAATAAATAA
- a CDS encoding diguanylate cyclase: protein MISDLFINGCILISILFILNEFLNFKDLNPSSSIKKKFISGVVYGFLSIILMIYNIKVNREVFFDFRHIPQVISAIYGGPVSVIVTGAISSIFYLIYLGISYNSIITSISIIINSIGCAFILYFHTNQQKKWIYMIIYSLVIRTIVLIKVLDSETIILKDIVSLWFGTIFITIIVYLLLDYIYIGYKNLKDLKKEANTDFLTNLNNSRGFNALLKDTLELAKKENINFSILMIDVDFFKQINDTYGHPSGDEILKQLGLIFNNISRYKYDVGRVGGEEFCILLRHCSKSQTLRFAEKIRSIVENHVFILSSGVEVKITVSVGVASYNETVSDIYKVKAYADEKLYEAKNTGRNKICS from the coding sequence ATGATAAGCGACTTATTTATTAATGGATGTATTTTGATATCCATACTTTTTATATTGAATGAATTTTTGAATTTCAAAGATTTGAATCCTAGTTCTTCAATAAAAAAGAAATTTATTTCTGGAGTCGTGTATGGCTTTTTAAGTATTATTCTAATGATATACAACATAAAGGTTAATCGTGAGGTTTTTTTTGACTTCAGACATATACCTCAAGTAATTTCTGCTATATATGGTGGTCCTGTTTCTGTAATTGTAACAGGAGCAATTTCTTCTATATTTTATTTAATTTACCTTGGTATAAGCTATAATTCTATAATAACATCTATAAGTATAATCATTAATTCTATAGGATGTGCTTTTATTTTATATTTTCATACCAATCAACAGAAAAAATGGATTTACATGATAATATATAGCTTAGTAATCAGAACTATAGTTCTGATTAAGGTCTTAGATAGTGAGACTATTATTCTAAAAGATATAGTATCACTTTGGTTTGGAACTATTTTTATCACTATAATTGTTTATTTACTTTTGGACTATATTTATATAGGTTATAAAAATTTAAAAGACCTAAAAAAAGAAGCAAATACTGACTTCTTAACTAATCTTAATAATTCAAGAGGATTTAATGCCTTACTTAAGGATACCTTAGAATTAGCAAAAAAAGAAAATATTAATTTTTCCATTTTAATGATTGATGTAGATTTTTTTAAGCAAATTAATGACACTTATGGTCATCCATCTGGAGACGAGATTTTGAAACAATTAGGGTTAATTTTTAACAATATATCCAGATATAAATATGATGTAGGAAGAGTTGGTGGAGAAGAGTTCTGTATATTATTAAGACATTGTTCGAAAAGCCAAACACTTAGATTTGCTGAAAAAATAAGATCTATAGTTGAAAATCATGTTTTTATTCTAAGTTCTGGAGTTGAAGTTAAAATAACAGTTTCAGTTGGAGTTGCAAGCTATAATGAAACAGTTTCTGATATATATAAAGTTAAAGCTTATGCCGATGAAAAACTTTATGAGGCTAAAAATACAGGACGTAACAAAATATGTTCTTAA
- a CDS encoding copper amine oxidase N-terminal domain-containing protein yields MRKTIKLILIITLIILTSSQMCWAEDLGESLNIYHFNNDNLRFHLNGQEFYGDYFMKDDITYMKLRNLGETLEIDLEWDGATQKVSFFDGNNQVTLWINKTTAYIGNNKITLNSPPCIVNYYTYLPLRFTSELLEINVNYEDLREKEQFIRELIFEQFPDWREKELKGRYKFNKDSYTTFNLGIDNYDPDQNVLTLHAFDIIDSPEGGHTYTYNWLYVDLNNNTITDFMGNVINVN; encoded by the coding sequence ATGAGGAAAACTATTAAACTAATTTTAATAATTACCTTGATTATTTTAACTTCTTCTCAAATGTGTTGGGCAGAGGATCTAGGAGAATCTCTTAATATATATCATTTCAATAATGATAATCTGCGATTTCATTTAAATGGACAAGAGTTTTATGGAGATTACTTTATGAAAGACGATATTACTTATATGAAATTAAGAAACTTAGGAGAAACTTTAGAAATAGACTTAGAGTGGGATGGAGCTACGCAGAAGGTTAGTTTTTTTGATGGTAACAATCAAGTAACTTTATGGATTAATAAAACTACTGCATATATTGGTAATAATAAAATTACACTTAATTCTCCACCATGTATCGTTAATTACTATACGTACTTACCTTTAAGATTCACATCTGAATTGCTTGAAATCAATGTTAATTATGAAGATCTAAGGGAGAAAGAACAGTTTATAAGAGAATTAATATTTGAGCAATTTCCTGATTGGAGGGAAAAAGAATTAAAAGGAAGATATAAGTTCAATAAAGATAGCTACACAACTTTTAATCTTGGTATTGATAATTATGATCCAGATCAAAATGTACTTACTCTTCATGCTTTTGATATTATTGACTCTCCTGAAGGGGGACATACATATACATATAATTGGCTTTATGTAGACCTCAATAATAATACAATTACTGACTTTATGGGGAATGTTATAAATGTGAATTAA
- a CDS encoding helix-turn-helix domain-containing protein has protein sequence MYPRIRNLREDNDLNQEAIAKILNISQTTYSRYESGILDIPSESLIKLAKFYKTSIDYLVGLTDEKDPYGRHERY, from the coding sequence ATGTATCCACGTATTAGAAATTTAAGAGAGGATAACGACTTAAACCAAGAAGCAATTGCAAAAATACTTAATATAAGCCAAACAACCTATTCACGATATGAAAGTGGTATTCTAGATATCCCAAGTGAGTCGCTAATTAAATTGGCTAAATTTTATAAAACAAGCATAGATTATCTTGTAGGTCTAACAGATGAAAAAGACCCTTATGGCCGACATGAGAGATATTAA
- a CDS encoding helix-turn-helix domain-containing protein encodes MIALIFERIRNLREDKDMTQKEMAEILNCSQRIYSNYERGEVDIPTHILIKLSTFYKVSVDYLLNLTDEVKPYKRRDKRE; translated from the coding sequence ATGATTGCTTTGATATTTGAGAGAATAAGAAATCTCAGAGAAGATAAAGACATGACTCAAAAGGAAATGGCTGAAATATTGAATTGTAGTCAAAGAATATACAGTAACTATGAACGTGGTGAAGTAGATATTCCAACACATATTCTCATAAAATTATCTACTTTTTACAAAGTAAGTGTTGATTATTTATTAAATCTTACTGATGAAGTTAAACCTTATAAGCGTAGAGATAAAAGGGAATAA
- a CDS encoding flavodoxin family protein — MKKVLAIMGSPRKGKNADQLLDKVLEGIKDSGEEVEIKKVYLKDLKISHCIGCGYCEKTGKCFMDDDMNVLYDEFDSADSVIIASPVYFNSVNSFTKAMIDRCQAYWSSKYVLNKPSIDRNKKRLGVFLGVGGAPETEDQFLGAKLVIDYFFRAVNNKYEKDILVPHTDEKAVWEREDIMKEAYETGKHLFDNF, encoded by the coding sequence AAAAAATGCAGATCAACTATTAGATAAGGTTTTAGAAGGAATTAAAGATTCTGGAGAAGAGGTAGAAATAAAAAAAGTATATTTAAAGGATCTGAAGATATCACACTGTATAGGTTGTGGGTATTGTGAAAAAACAGGGAAATGTTTCATGGATGATGATATGAATGTACTTTATGACGAGTTTGATTCTGCAGACTCTGTAATAATAGCATCACCAGTGTACTTCAACTCAGTAAATAGCTTTACGAAGGCTATGATAGATAGATGCCAAGCTTATTGGTCTAGTAAATATGTACTGAATAAGCCTTCAATAGATAGAAATAAAAAAAGACTAGGAGTATTTTTAGGCGTAGGAGGAGCACCTGAGACAGAAGATCAGTTTTTAGGAGCTAAATTAGTTATTGACTACTTCTTTAGAGCTGTAAATAATAAATATGAAAAAGACATACTAGTTCCTCATACGGATGAAAAAGCTGTATGGGAAAGAGAAGATATAATGAAAGAAGCATATGAAACAGGAAAGCATTTATTCGATAATTTCTAA
- a CDS encoding RCC1 domain-containing protein, whose protein sequence is MFRERRKLSIAMTLLMVGFILLGYSNLGSANGWNANDVFSDNNIMNTFDLSTTGSYVVFITSEGTAKAGGFNSFGELGNGTSSPMLIGTSPMYSVLNMSNVVRVSAGFDYTMFLKNDGTVWGTGNNRHGQLGNGTSTNRLTPVKTKINNVKQISTGYSRPYVLKNDGTVWYSTSKAVGYEKIDYVDNISYIDMTWNNSARGYVKKDGSVLYEGLNEYGQAGIGNNSRLSDIVKPDIDDVKEVSLSHGHAMYLKNDGTVWGAGKNDSGQLGDGTTENKSRPVKVNIDNVKKVFTGLDHTVFLKNDGTVWTVGNNKYKQLGDGTKESKSIPVKVNIDNVVAINHSENGVIALKSDGTFWFWGGYISAWAGSEPYEPKEFKFEGQYYPGI, encoded by the coding sequence ATGTTTAGAGAAAGAAGAAAGTTAAGTATAGCTATGACATTACTTATGGTAGGCTTTATTCTTCTAGGATATAGTAATCTTGGGTCTGCTAATGGATGGAATGCAAATGATGTTTTTAGTGATAATAATATCATGAATACTTTTGATTTATCAACTACTGGTTCATACGTTGTATTTATAACGTCAGAAGGAACTGCAAAGGCGGGAGGATTTAATAGTTTTGGTGAGCTAGGTAATGGAACTAGTTCGCCAATGCTAATAGGTACTTCTCCTATGTACTCTGTGTTAAACATGTCTAACGTTGTAAGAGTATCAGCAGGTTTTGACTATACAATGTTCTTAAAAAATGATGGAACTGTTTGGGGTACAGGAAATAATAGACATGGCCAATTAGGTAATGGAACTTCTACAAATAGACTTACCCCCGTAAAGACTAAAATTAATAATGTCAAACAAATTAGTACTGGATATAGTAGACCATATGTTCTGAAAAATGATGGAACTGTTTGGTATTCTACTTCTAAAGCAGTAGGTTATGAGAAAATTGACTATGTTGATAATATTTCTTACATTGACATGACGTGGAATAATTCTGCTAGGGGTTACGTTAAGAAAGATGGGTCTGTTTTATATGAAGGACTTAATGAATATGGACAAGCTGGAATTGGAAATAATAGTCGACTTTCCGACATAGTAAAACCTGATATAGATGATGTAAAAGAAGTCAGTTTAAGTCATGGACATGCAATGTACTTAAAAAATGATGGAACTGTTTGGGGAGCAGGTAAAAATGACTCTGGACAACTAGGTGATGGAACTACAGAAAATAAATCAAGACCAGTAAAGGTTAATATTGATAATGTAAAAAAGGTCTTTACTGGTCTTGATCACACAGTATTTTTGAAAAACGATGGAACCGTTTGGACAGTGGGAAATAATAAATATAAGCAGCTAGGTGATGGAACTAAAGAAAGCAAATCAATACCAGTAAAAGTTAATATTGATAATGTAGTAGCTATTAATCATAGTGAGAATGGTGTTATTGCTTTGAAAAGCGATGGAACATTTTGGTTCTGGGGTGGATATATTTCTGCATGGGCAGGGAGTGAGCCTTATGAACCTAAAGAATTTAAATTTGAAGGTCAGTATTATCCAGGAATATAG
- a CDS encoding GNAT family N-acetyltransferase, with protein MEYKKFEELSLEELYEILKARYEVFTVGQKCLYQDCDDKDKNSYHLYVEEDDKVVAYLRIVDKGISYDEVSIGRVMVLESHRGKGLAREMTLKAIEFIKNNLGENRIKISAQEYVKEFYKGLGFKEVSDVYLEVEIPHIEMVYEC; from the coding sequence TTGGAATATAAAAAATTTGAGGAACTAAGTTTAGAAGAATTATATGAGATACTTAAGGCTAGATATGAGGTATTTACTGTAGGACAAAAATGCTTATATCAGGATTGTGACGATAAAGATAAAAACTCTTACCACTTATATGTAGAAGAAGATGATAAAGTAGTTGCATATTTGAGAATAGTCGATAAAGGAATTTCTTATGATGAAGTATCTATAGGGAGAGTTATGGTATTAGAAAGTCACAGAGGAAAAGGACTGGCTAGAGAAATGACTTTAAAGGCTATAGAATTTATAAAGAATAATCTTGGAGAAAACAGAATAAAAATATCTGCTCAAGAGTATGTAAAAGAATTTTACAAGGGTTTAGGATTTAAAGAAGTATCAGATGTATACTTAGAGGTAGAAATACCTCACATAGAGATGGTATATGAGTGTTAA
- the pduL gene encoding phosphate propanoyltransferase yields MKKELPIALSNRHLHLSQKDLEVLFGQGYELTKAKDLAQPGQYACEEKVDVVGPRGTLKGMRVLGPCRADTQVEVSFADARALGVEAILRDSGDIEGTPGAKLVGPKGEVDLEKGVIAASRHIHFSTEDAEKFGVKDKDIVKVKVGGERGLVFDNVLVRVSPNYALEMHVDVEEGNAAGVKNNQTVEIVE; encoded by the coding sequence ATGAAAAAAGAATTACCTATAGCACTATCAAATAGACACTTACATTTAAGTCAAAAAGACTTAGAAGTACTTTTCGGACAAGGATATGAATTAACTAAAGCAAAAGATTTAGCTCAACCAGGACAATATGCTTGCGAAGAAAAAGTTGACGTGGTAGGACCAAGAGGAACTTTAAAGGGTATGAGAGTTTTAGGACCATGTAGAGCTGATACACAAGTAGAAGTTTCATTTGCAGATGCAAGAGCATTAGGAGTAGAAGCAATCCTAAGAGACTCAGGTGATATAGAAGGAACACCAGGAGCTAAACTAGTAGGGCCTAAAGGTGAAGTAGATTTAGAAAAAGGTGTTATAGCAGCTTCAAGACATATACACTTTAGTACAGAAGATGCAGAGAAATTTGGAGTTAAAGACAAAGATATAGTTAAAGTTAAAGTAGGTGGAGAAAGAGGTCTAGTATTTGATAATGTCTTAGTAAGAGTTTCTCCTAACTATGCATTAGAGATGCACGTTGATGTTGAAGAGGGAAATGCAGCAGGAGTTAAAAATAATCAAACTGTAGAAATAGTTGAATAA
- a CDS encoding type II secretion system protein, whose translation MRKKNVKRCEKNVKNNKGFTLLELIIVIAIMGFLVAMVAPRLEGIGSKASGTVDDGSTKIIETTLSRYLNENNKLPNKLGNLAPAGATAGQPLAKLDNGKAGSEGDNKMIWDGTKTMGKIATFDKSFADKTNYMFMH comes from the coding sequence ATTAGGAAGAAAAATGTTAAAAGATGTGAAAAAAACGTTAAAAACAACAAAGGTTTTACTCTATTAGAGCTAATTATAGTAATTGCTATAATGGGATTCTTAGTAGCTATGGTTGCACCAAGACTTGAAGGAATAGGATCAAAAGCATCAGGAACAGTTGATGATGGATCTACAAAAATAATTGAAACTACTCTTTCTAGATATCTAAACGAAAACAATAAGTTACCAAATAAACTTGGAAATTTAGCACCAGCTGGTGCAACTGCAGGTCAACCTCTAGCAAAGCTAGATAATGGTAAGGCTGGCAGTGAAGGAGATAATAAAATGATCTGGGACGGAACAAAGACAATGGGTAAGATAGCTACATTCGACAAAAGTTTCGCAGATAAAACAAATTATATGTTCATGCATTAA
- a CDS encoding TIGR03905 family TSCPD domain-containing protein has product MKFIPSGICPREISFDIEDNKVKNISFLGGCNGNLQALSILAEDMEVEELISKLKHITCGAKNTSCADQLSKALENYKSME; this is encoded by the coding sequence ATGAAATTTATTCCTAGTGGTATTTGTCCTAGAGAAATTTCTTTTGATATTGAAGATAACAAAGTAAAAAATATTTCTTTTTTAGGTGGGTGTAACGGAAACCTTCAAGCACTTTCAATATTGGCTGAAGATATGGAAGTTGAAGAGTTAATATCCAAGTTAAAACACATCACTTGTGGTGCTAAAAACACATCTTGTGCCGACCAGCTTTCTAAAGCTCTAGAGAACTATAAGTCAATGGAGTAA
- a CDS encoding signal peptidase II, which produces MIFSLILLLIIIDSTSKIIINLLFMDTTFSVFNGYLAFRPFLNTSSMSMFNGLFIDLNVSLNKLILINLILLILMIPIYKYLKSINFKSLYLSSILVLIASACISSTIDRVFWKGSLDFLLISHYIIDFKDIYIFLSIAISIIYILKNIAHLAINYIAKKL; this is translated from the coding sequence ATGATCTTTTCTTTAATTCTACTACTAATTATTATAGACTCAACATCTAAAATAATTATAAATCTCTTATTCATGGATACTACGTTTAGTGTATTCAATGGCTATTTAGCTTTTAGGCCATTTTTAAATACTTCAAGTATGTCTATGTTTAATGGTCTATTTATAGATTTGAATGTGAGCTTAAATAAGTTAATATTAATCAACTTAATTCTTTTAATCTTAATGATACCTATATATAAATATCTAAAGTCTATAAATTTCAAAAGCTTATACCTTTCTTCCATATTGGTGCTTATCGCATCTGCATGTATTTCATCTACTATTGATAGAGTATTTTGGAAAGGCAGTTTAGATTTCTTATTGATTTCACATTACATAATAGATTTTAAAGATATATACATCTTTCTAAGTATTGCTATAAGTATCATTTATATTTTAAAAAACATTGCTCATTTAGCAATCAATTACATAGCCAAAAAGCTATAG
- a CDS encoding prepilin peptidase, producing MTINYILIFMLGTVVGSFLNVCIYRIPRNMSIAYPTSQCPNCNSKLSPRDLIPILSYLIYVGKCRYCKVSISYRYPTVELICGFGVLILAYRFGFEWNLLINLLLFLGLVVCSFIDIDLRIIPDKVLMFLLVCGTILISVKSKELLLSGIIGLAVGSTFLLLLAMFYKDGLGGGDIKLVGVIGLYLGWQNVLMTIWIASILGVITFVILYIFKQKSLKDMIPFGPSLAIGAFISMIFGEELLQIITNGICF from the coding sequence ATGACTATAAATTACATATTAATATTTATGCTTGGAACAGTTGTAGGAAGTTTTTTAAACGTATGTATATATAGAATTCCAAGAAATATGTCTATTGCATACCCTACATCCCAATGTCCCAATTGTAATAGTAAGTTATCGCCACGTGATTTAATTCCTATACTAAGTTATTTAATATATGTTGGAAAGTGTAGGTACTGCAAAGTGTCTATTTCTTACAGATACCCTACTGTAGAACTAATATGTGGATTCGGGGTCTTGATTTTGGCCTATAGATTCGGATTTGAATGGAATCTTTTAATCAACTTATTATTATTCTTAGGACTAGTTGTTTGTTCCTTTATTGACATAGATTTAAGAATAATTCCTGATAAAGTATTAATGTTTTTATTAGTATGTGGAACTATACTTATTTCTGTAAAATCAAAAGAGCTTTTACTATCAGGAATTATTGGGCTTGCTGTAGGAAGTACATTTCTTTTGTTGTTAGCAATGTTTTATAAAGACGGATTAGGTGGAGGAGATATTAAGCTAGTAGGTGTAATAGGACTATATCTGGGATGGCAAAATGTACTTATGACAATTTGGATAGCTTCAATACTAGGAGTTATAACTTTTGTAATACTATATATATTTAAACAAAAATCTTTGAAAGATATGATTCCATTCGGACCTTCTTTAGCTATTGGAGCTTTTATAAGTATGATCTTCGGTGAAGAGTTACTACAAATTATCACTAATGGAATTTGTTTTTAA